GTTGTCGTCCGAGAAATTTGTCTGCGCCGTGATGACAGCGGTGACATCGGAAAGGGTATTGGGAAGGGAGACTTCAGCGTTGGCATTCACCACATAATCATAAGGCTGGTTGGTGAATGTGATGATTGCATAGTTGCTGTCGGCAACGTAAGTGTAGCCATCGCCTGAACCGGAAGTGGGGCCTTCTCCGACAGCGGGAAGGGGGATGATGCCGGAGATGAGGAGCGCTTCTCCCTGAAAGCTGATAATATTGCCCCCGGGGTACCCTGTCGGTCCCTGCACGCCCTGCTCTCCAACGGGACCTTGTTCCCCGGCCGGGCCGGTCGGTCCCTCAGGGCCTTGGGGGCCTTGCTCCCCTTGGATGCCAGCAGGTCCTTGAATGCCTGGAACCCCTTGCAGCCCTGGAGGGCCGGCAGGGCTTGGCAGGCAGTCGCACTTTGCGGCCAGCTGAAGCGGGAGGCCTAATGTGAGGATAAGTCCTAGAGCCCAGGCTGTTTTTCTGCTACGGATCGGATTGTTTTTCATCATCCTTCTCAAGTATGAATTTTTTGGCTGCGGATTTATAATGGGCAGCCTCTTTGTCATTTTATTCGACCGGTTCAAAGCAGGCTGTCGCGATAAACTCGATGCTGTCGATATCAAACGTGGTTCCCAGGGACGAAGAAGGAATCAGCTCATAGGCGGGAGGCGTCGTCTGTGTGATATTGACAAAGACGTTGCGTCCGAAGGTATCGAAAGCAGTTGCCGTGATGGACCATGCAAGGTCTTGTCCACCCACCTGATCGAAGGTGATGGAGACTCCGCTTTGGGAGGCGGTGTATGTATAGCCGGGACCGCTGGTGCCTGGGACGGAAACAGGCCCGTCTGAGCCATCTGCCGGCAATTCGATGATACCAGCGACGAGGTACGGGGTTCCGGTCGGACCGCAGTCGGTGTAGGCAAAACCTTGGGGAGTTCCCTGGGGCCCCCTGATTCCGGGCTCGCCCTCAGGGCCTTGCGGTCCGTCGGGTCCTGTCGGTCCTCTGACACCTGACAACCCTTGAGCTCCTTGCGGACCCTGAGGTCCTTGCGGACCCTGGGGTCCGGCGGGCCCTTGGGGTCCTTGGGGTCCGGCACTTCCGCAGCTGTCGCAGCAAGAGGCTTCGGGCGAGGGAAGGGGTGTTGCTTCCACGGGATTTAAAAAGCTCATGAGAAATGCAAATGTCAGGATAGCTTTGGCAGCGGCGGTGCTCATCGCGCGTCTCTCTCTCTCTTGATCGTTAAAGGATGATGTCTAACTAATAAGGTTTTAAATTGCAAATTTTTTTTACATTAGTGTTTAATGTCTTGTTCATTTAAAATGAACCACTTGAATTTTTTAACGATAGCATGACTTCATCTTGGCAATCCATTCTTAGAACCAACTTTACTTCAGTTGACGAGCTGGCGGCTTACCTGCAGCTTGGAGAAGAAGACCGCGCTCAGCTTTTGGCTAAAAGCCCATTTACGCTCAACGTCCCGGAAAGGCTCGCGGCTAAAATGGCCAAAGGCACTCTCGATGACCCTCTGGCACGTCAGTTTTTTGCGCATACTCTCGAGACGAAGCAAGGGGAGGGTTTTTTGGACGATCCCAATGCGGAGTCCCTCTACACGTTGACCGGCAAGATGCTAAAAAAGTATGCCGGCCGGGCGCTCATTGTCACCACCTCTGCCTGCGCAATGCACTGCCGCTACTGTTTTCGCCAGAACTACCCCTATGAAAAAGAGAAGGCCGATTTTGAAGAGGAGCTCTCCGGTTTAAGGAGTGACACTTCCCTGTTTGAGGTGATTTTGAGCGGCGGCGACCCGCTGAGTTTACCAGATCGCAGGCTGATGACTCTGCTCGAAGGAATTGATGCCATCCCCCATATCCAACTGATTCGTTTCCATACCCGCTTTCCGATCGGTATCCCGGAAAGAATCGATGACGCCTTTTTAGACCTCTTCGCATCCATAAATAAGCAGATTGTTTTCGTGGTGCACGTCAATCACGCCCGCGAACTCGATTCTGATGTGCTGTTCAGTCTGAAAAGGATCCAGAAACTGGGAATTCCCGTGCTTTCTCAGTCGGTGCTTTTAAAAGACGTCAATGACACAGTCGAGGCGCTTGAAGAGTTGATGCTCAAGCTATCTGCCAACGGCATCATCCCCTATTACTTACATCAACTGGATCGCGTCAGAGGCTCTCAGCGTTTTGAGGTGGGTGATGAGAGAGCGATCGCCCTGATCGGGCAGATTAGAGAGCGCCTGCCAGGCTACGCCGTTCCTCAGCTGGTGCGAGAAATTCCCGGTCATCTGCATAAAACTCCTTTGCTTGTGCCCCGCACTCTAAGAGAAAGTTAACGGATTCGGGTTTCCTCGATTTTGGGGATTGAATTTTCTGAGAGCTTTCTTAATTAGATATTTATAAATTTTTCGTAAAATATGGGATTATTGAATTAATCAAAAGATGGTTTTATGGCTATTGATTCTTTGAATACAGGAAGAACTGATATGAACGGCCGCTTTCCCTTGCCGGAAGAGGAAAAGAAAGTGGAAGGCTCGCCCCTTCGCATCAAAGACATTGCCCATATCGCTTTTTACACTCTGGGCGCCCTGTTTGCCGCTGCGGCGACAATTAGTCTGATTGTCTCCCTGACAGTGATCTCGGCGGAAGCCATTGCCGGAACGATCTTGACTATCTCCCTGATCGGCCTAGGCACTCTTGCCGGGTTGAAGCTTTGGGAACTGGCGACACCTCACCTTCCCGAATGTCTGCGGAGAGTTGCCAACATCATCCAAATCTTAGTGACGGAAGTGTTGGGCATCCTATCCCTCATCGCGCTGTTTCCTGTCGACCTAACCAAGAGCGATCCTAAAACGCGAGACGAGATCAATCCCGAAGAAACTCCGATTCTGATGATCCACGGATTCTTGGGCAGTTCCAACAACTGGGTCTATCACAAGTCAAGGCTTAAAGCGGCCGGTTACCAAAATGTTTTCTCCATCAACTTGGGTAATCCTCTGATCTCCATTGATGAGTACGCCAGGCGGGTCGATGCCAAAGTGAAAGAGATACAGGAGCTGACAGGTCGAAAAGACATCCGCCTACTTACCCATTCCATGGGCGGGCTTGTCGCAAGGCAGTGGCGCTATACGATGGCCCAAGACACTGACGTGAAAGAGATTGTTACCCTCGGCACTCCATTGGATGGAACCTATGTCGCCTACGGTACGCTGGGGCTCTCTTCCTGCGGAAAGGAGATGTTTCCCGGTTCCGATTTCGTCAAGCAGCAGCAGGAGTGGGCGGCGCACGATCAAACTACCGACTACTACCATATCGCGACGAAAACCGACCTGATCATTTTGCCGATGGATTCTGCCAAGCGCGGCGGCAGCCCGGGCGATAAACTCAAAGTGGATACGTTGGATGCCACCGGCCACGTCGGTTATCTTTTCTCCGACAAAGCCGCCGACTTAGTGATTGATTACTTCAAAGCGAAAGATCGACACCCTGGCCCGGTAAGCGCTGTTTAATTTGCTTTGGTAGGCAGTATACCGATAATATTGAGGGCTTTCTCAAACCAAAAAATTTCATTTTTGAGATGCTTTTGGTAAATACTGCAAGCATCTCAAAAGTGTGTGGTGGGGCTTCCTCTTACATTCTCTCGACGGTGCCGATGCCCAGAATATGCAGGCCGGCTTTCAGCACGCGCTCGGTAGCGACGATCAGCGTCAGGCGCGATCCCTCTTCCTCTGAACCTTCGACGCGGCAATCCCTGAAAAAGGCGTTGAATTTTTCCGCCAGCTGATAGAGGTATTCCGTGAGCTGATTGGGCAAAAGATCGTTTGCCATCTGGTCGAGCGTCTCGCCGAATTGCGCAAGGTGTAGTCCGAGCGCGATTTCACTCGGATGGCTCAGTACGGCTTGGGATTCATTTAAGATCTCCTCCGTTTCCTTGCCGACCTTCTTCTTTATTCCCTGGATACGTACAAAGCTGTAGAGAAGGTAGCTTGCGGTGTTGCCCTCAAATTTTAACATCCTGTCATAGCTGAAAGTGTAGTCTCCTGTTCTGTGGCAGGAGAGGTCAGCGTATTTAATCGAAGAGGTGCCTAGCTTTTCGGCCAAGTGGCGTTTTTCCTCTTCCGCCATTTCAGATTGGCGCTCGCTGACGATGGAGTAGGCCTTTTCGATAGCCGTCGTGATCAGGTCGATCAGTCTTTCTGTCTCCCCGGAGCGTGTCTTGAATTTTTTTCCGTCGGGGCCAAGCACAAGTCCAAAAGGAACGTGATCCACCCGCGTCTTTTGGGGATCTAGCCATCCCGCCTCTTCCGCTGCCTGAAAAATCATTTTGAAATGGCTCGCCTGCCCGGCATCGGTAACGTAGATGATTCGGTCCGCTTTTTCATCTCGGATGCGCTGGCGTATGGCAGCAAGATCGGTTGTGGCATAGTTGTAGCCGCCATCTGTTTTCCGGATGATCAGGGGGAGAGGCTCGCCCTCCCTGTTGGTGAAGCCTTTCATGAAAATGCAAAGAGCTCCGTCCGACTCCTGGACAAGCCCTTTTTTCTGAAGTTCGTCGACTACATCTTTCAGGAAAGGATTGTAGAAGGACTCGCCCCTGTCTTTGATTTCGATATCCAGGAGACGGTAAATTTCGAGGTATGACTGCCTTGAGATGCTGCAGATGGCCTCCCAGGCCTTTAGCGAGGAAGAATCTCCTCCTTGCAGGCGGCCGACCTCTTTCTGAGAATTTGTCTTGAAATTCTCGTCGCTGTCGAATTTGGCTTTAGCCTGTTTATACCAGCCCATCAGGTCTTCGAGAGCGTAGCCTTCGGGGTTTTGGAAGGCTTCCGGAACATCTTGTTTCATGAAGGCGATCAGCATGCCGAACTGAGTTCCCCAGTCGCCGATGTGGTTGAGACGTACAACGTCATGCCCTTTAAATTCAAACAGGCGGGCAAGGCAGTCTCCGATAATGGTTGAACGGAGGTGGCCGACGTGAAGCTCTTTGGCGATGTTGGGGCTGGAGAAGTCGATCACGATGCGTTGGGGGGTCGCAGGAGACTCTATTCCGGCTCTCTCATCGCGGGCGATAGCATTGACGAGGGATGAGAGATAAGAGGGTAAGAGGGTGATGTTGACAAAGCCGGGGCCGGCAATCTCCAGTTTTTCAATCATTCCGTCTTTGCTCAGGTTTTCGATAATTTTCTCTGCAATAGCCCGCGGCGGCTGGCCAAGGGGTTTGGCGAGGCGCATGGCGGAGTTGAACTGGTAGTGGCCGAACTTGTCTTGCGTGCTTTTGGTGATTTCAAGAGGGACGGAGCCAGCTTCCTGCGAAAGGGGGTGGAATGAGTGCTCTAGGGCTTCTGAAAAATTACGCAGGAGGTGCTCTTTGGGAGTTTGCATCGTTTGATTCCTTAGAAATTCGGATTTTGCCTTCGATGATATCAAAATGGGGTCCGATGTTCAAGACTTGAGAGACTGCCCAGCAACTCAAAGCAGGATGCTTTGGCGCTGCAGAGGGGTATTAGCTTCTAAAAAATCGGAGTAGTGGATGGATGTGTGGAGTTCTTTTCGAAGCTTAGAGACCGTTAGCCGTCTCTTATACCGATGAGTACTCTCTTAATTCTTGGTAAACTATCGCTTCTTGAGGTTTTCCATGGCAAGCTCGAGGGCAATCGACCCTGTTCCCCGCTTCTCCTTCTCGGAGCGGTAAAACACGACCGTGGCCGTATCAAAAATTTTACGGATTTTGCTGATCGCGTTTGCAGGATTGTATCCCATGGGGCTCAACTCTTCGGACACATTGATGAGGCCTCCCGCGTTGATGATGAAATCGGGGGCGTAGAGGATCTTACGCTCAAAGAGAAGCTTGTCGTCATCATCGCTCAGCAGTTGATTGTTGGCCGAGCCAACAACTGCCAGGCAGTTAAGTTCCTTAATCGATTGAGGGTTTAATACACCTCCCAAGGCGCAAGGTGAGAAGATGTCGCAGGGCACCCGATGGATTTCGGAGGGGGAAACCGCTATTGCGCCCCATTTTTTAGCGAAGTGGCGGGCCTTCTCTTCATCGATATCGGCGATATAGACTTTAGCCCCCGCCCAGAAAAGCTGTTCTGCAAGGCAGTGGCCTACATGGCCAAGTCCTTGTATCGCCACCGCTCTCGTAAGAAGAGAAGCGGAGCCGAACAGTTTTTTGGCGGCAGCTTCCATTCCTTTCAAGACTCCGAAGGCCGTGAAAGGGCTGGGGTCGCCGCTTGATCTCTCGGTCGGAAGAGCGACTACATAGGGGGTCTTTTCCCGGATGATGAGCATGTCCTCAGCCGATGAGCCGACATCTTCTGCAACTATGTAACTACCTTTTAGTGAATTGATTACCTCGCCAAAGCTGCGGAGCATCGCCGGAGTCTTATCTTTTTTCGGATCGGCGATGATGACGCTTTTCCCTCCCCCCAAGCTCAATTCGGCAAGAGAAGATTTAGCTGTCATGGCGCGCGAGAGGCGCAGCACATCTTCTAGCGCTTCTTTTTCCCCTTTATAGGGATAGATGCGGACGCCGCCGAGTGCCGGCCCTCGGTGCGTATTATGGATCGCAATGAAGCAGTGCAGGTTTGTCTCCCGGTCTTCTGCTTCGATCACG
The DNA window shown above is from Estrella lausannensis and carries:
- a CDS encoding collagen-like protein translates to MKNNPIRSRKTAWALGLILTLGLPLQLAAKCDCLPSPAGPPGLQGVPGIQGPAGIQGEQGPQGPEGPTGPAGEQGPVGEQGVQGPTGYPGGNIISFQGEALLISGIIPLPAVGEGPTSGSGDGYTYVADSNYAIITFTNQPYDYVVNANAEVSLPNTLSDVTAVITAQTNFSDDNTVNPIVRIDVSNFNANAINFLAIGLQTPP
- a CDS encoding KamA family radical SAM protein, whose amino-acid sequence is MTSSWQSILRTNFTSVDELAAYLQLGEEDRAQLLAKSPFTLNVPERLAAKMAKGTLDDPLARQFFAHTLETKQGEGFLDDPNAESLYTLTGKMLKKYAGRALIVTTSACAMHCRYCFRQNYPYEKEKADFEEELSGLRSDTSLFEVILSGGDPLSLPDRRLMTLLEGIDAIPHIQLIRFHTRFPIGIPERIDDAFLDLFASINKQIVFVVHVNHARELDSDVLFSLKRIQKLGIPVLSQSVLLKDVNDTVEALEELMLKLSANGIIPYYLHQLDRVRGSQRFEVGDERAIALIGQIRERLPGYAVPQLVREIPGHLHKTPLLVPRTLRES
- a CDS encoding esterase/lipase family protein, with the translated sequence MAIDSLNTGRTDMNGRFPLPEEEKKVEGSPLRIKDIAHIAFYTLGALFAAAATISLIVSLTVISAEAIAGTILTISLIGLGTLAGLKLWELATPHLPECLRRVANIIQILVTEVLGILSLIALFPVDLTKSDPKTRDEINPEETPILMIHGFLGSSNNWVYHKSRLKAAGYQNVFSINLGNPLISIDEYARRVDAKVKEIQELTGRKDIRLLTHSMGGLVARQWRYTMAQDTDVKEIVTLGTPLDGTYVAYGTLGLSSCGKEMFPGSDFVKQQQEWAAHDQTTDYYHIATKTDLIILPMDSAKRGGSPGDKLKVDTLDATGHVGYLFSDKAADLVIDYFKAKDRHPGPVSAV
- the argS gene encoding arginine--tRNA ligase — its product is MQTPKEHLLRNFSEALEHSFHPLSQEAGSVPLEITKSTQDKFGHYQFNSAMRLAKPLGQPPRAIAEKIIENLSKDGMIEKLEIAGPGFVNITLLPSYLSSLVNAIARDERAGIESPATPQRIVIDFSSPNIAKELHVGHLRSTIIGDCLARLFEFKGHDVVRLNHIGDWGTQFGMLIAFMKQDVPEAFQNPEGYALEDLMGWYKQAKAKFDSDENFKTNSQKEVGRLQGGDSSSLKAWEAICSISRQSYLEIYRLLDIEIKDRGESFYNPFLKDVVDELQKKGLVQESDGALCIFMKGFTNREGEPLPLIIRKTDGGYNYATTDLAAIRQRIRDEKADRIIYVTDAGQASHFKMIFQAAEEAGWLDPQKTRVDHVPFGLVLGPDGKKFKTRSGETERLIDLITTAIEKAYSIVSERQSEMAEEEKRHLAEKLGTSSIKYADLSCHRTGDYTFSYDRMLKFEGNTASYLLYSFVRIQGIKKKVGKETEEILNESQAVLSHPSEIALGLHLAQFGETLDQMANDLLPNQLTEYLYQLAEKFNAFFRDCRVEGSEEEGSRLTLIVATERVLKAGLHILGIGTVERM
- a CDS encoding Leu/Phe/Val dehydrogenase — encoded protein: MLSIKEHLVNGYETVIEAEDRETNLHCFIAIHNTHRGPALGGVRIYPYKGEKEALEDVLRLSRAMTAKSSLAELSLGGGKSVIIADPKKDKTPAMLRSFGEVINSLKGSYIVAEDVGSSAEDMLIIREKTPYVVALPTERSSGDPSPFTAFGVLKGMEAAAKKLFGSASLLTRAVAIQGLGHVGHCLAEQLFWAGAKVYIADIDEEKARHFAKKWGAIAVSPSEIHRVPCDIFSPCALGGVLNPQSIKELNCLAVVGSANNQLLSDDDDKLLFERKILYAPDFIINAGGLINVSEELSPMGYNPANAISKIRKIFDTATVVFYRSEKEKRGTGSIALELAMENLKKR